The nucleotide sequence ttagttattgAAAAATCAACATGCGGTGTGAGATGCTTAATTATGCTAATTAGTAGCATTAGTGCTACTAACCAAAACGTTTCCTTCTCAAAACCTTTTTAGTCAGCTGTCAGATTCTGCATCGAGGACGACAGTTGGCTACTTTGGAAACTTTATACTATTATACGTATACAGTTATACTAGTGACAAATTAGATATTTGAAAAGCTTGGTTAATTTGTCTTTCACCAATAGAGGCATGCTTGCCCAAATATGTACAACCTAAAATACTTTGAAATTAACACGCGTAATGTATTAATTACAAATAGCACTCATTACGTATGTATAAACGATTCACAGTAACATTTTGTCGTAACGTAACCGATGATAAGAATTCTTGGCTGCAATCATTGGAAAACTTTGAATATATCATGACCACAAATTGGAAACAAATATGATAAGCCATATGAAAATGATGATCTACAAATTAAGAGAGGTTCAACTTGGATGTTTTTTATGTGCCATGTGATAATGAAAGTGACACACTCGGACTTCTCCCATTAGGTCAACATCATCTTATTCATCCTCCATCGAGTAAAAGACAAATTTAGAGTACATTATTATTAAGGATTGCGAATTCTAAATCACGTCGGCTAcatagtttggttttttttttttttttttgatataaAGAATGAATCTTAGCTTGTATCATTACAGTCAAAGGAATTGATAGAGATGAGGGTTTGGGCAGCAAACATACAAATGAAGCTTATCAATTTGTATGTTATTGTACGAGCTAGTAACCATTCAACGTTTAGAAAATTCGACATTCATTAGGTCATCAACGTTAACTGATAGCATCATTAGTGTGAAGTGAGGATCTAGGCAAATAATGAAGTTGATTTTCATTGACATGTCATCTATGAAGCTATGAATCCTCAAATTGAGTTTATTTAGCCAAGTTAAACCTTAAATATACTTGTTAAAAGGGGCCGTTTTGGGAATTCACAGCTCCATAGATATGTGAGAGTTAACCAGCTTCAATATTTCTTACGTTATCACTAACGATAATGACCTAATAGTTATTGAAAGTATTTTAAAAAGTTGTGACCAATTTGAGATAACCGCTAAATGTTAGATAACTTTTTGTACTAACCTTATTACTTATTCAACTTGAACAAACTTCCACTAAAATTTTTAGGGAGGACATCCAGACGTAATTCTACTTCATCAATAGTTTAACAACATAACATGCTAACGCACTCGAACGAAAACGTTTTGTAACCGTGTACACAAATGTTTGAGAAATGGACCCAATAAAGCCAGATAAAATTTTGTTGCTTGCATAACACGATGTGTGGTTTTTGTCTAATTTCCAAGTGGCAGGAGGAGAATAGATAGAGAAAAGTGAGGGGACCTATAAGCCATGGACCAAAATACCGGAGTGACAAAATTGGTTGAGTCAGCTGACCCTCATAATTTAACCACATGGACCCAAAGTAGCCTTCAGTGGATAGTGGATAGGGTCCAATGTGGTGCAATACGACTGGTTTAGCAAGCTATACAAACCAAGCAGACAAAGGGCCAGTTGTACTAGTACGAAGAAAATCATAGGGTGGTCCAGTCTAAACTTGCTATATGGTCCAGAGGCAGAGTGAGGAATGAGGATTTTCTTGTGGCTGAGAAGGGCACGGTGAAGTCCCTTGTGAAATACATGGAGGTACTCGGCAAGTGCCATGTGAAATCCTCATGGCTAGGGAGAAACAAAAGGATTTGAATcaatttttgctttgcttttcaaGATGTCCGTGTGCATTTATGTTTAGGAAGTCAAGTTTGCCAAGGATTTAAATATTTCATCAACTTgttctttgatttcaatgtttttggACTTTAcatttagggtttagagagaggtGAAACAGTTGGGAAGAGAAAAAATTGAAGTCAAAGATGGTGATGCACAAGAGGGCTTTATTGCATGTCAAATTGTCAATTAGGTTTTTTGAGGAGACAAACTCTTGGGTGTCGACAGTTGTATATGACTGGCGAGAGGATCGAATTTTTCCTTAAATAGGCTAAACAGAAGTTTTATCTCTCATCACACGACAAGTTCCGTGACGAGAAGAATAACGTTGTTGCCCATAGGTAAGATTTTATCATCGGAATGGGAACTTACCATCACATTATATGGATCAAGCCACCTTGTATAATTTACCATCCCTCAATTTGATATTCATTCGAGTTCAAGGATATCCCCATTCATTTATTGTTTAGTAGGTTTTGGGTAGAGGAACCCAAACTTCCACAATACAATTTGCTTTTAGTGGACGTAGAAATAGCCCCATTTTGTAACTCAAATGGAATTGGGAAACACCATAGGCATTCCATCTCTTATGTTCTTTTTAGCACCCTCCTCATACAACACACTGCAGTCCTGGAAgcatgaattcttggcagggcCGGTGTAAACGTCCATCGTCTCCCAGCCCTCTCACGTCTAATCGTTACTTCAGCTCCCATAAAAGGCGAACCCGACAGCACGAGGAGAATCTCACTAGTTAACAGACTCTTAATCTTTTGAGCCAGAaacaaaaagttcaaaatgaaTAAAACTGTCATTTAACTGCAGAAAAAAGGCCAGAATCTGATCCAAAAAACACCTTAAAATTATGTAGTAAGAattgtatatatattgtttctttgtacaaacaaaaaattggtGGAGAAAGAAATAGCTCAGCCACCACACTACAAGAAAGTATGTGTACTCCAAATATCTATCTTCCTGCATAGATTGGCAGAAGAAACTAGacaaaggagaaaagaaaaaagaatgcaCACCCACTTCCATGTATCTGCTTCCCCTTTCGACGGCGAGGATTTTACACTTGGAATGCCCAAATAAAAGAATGAATAAAGAATTTTACTGAAGGGGCATGGATATAAAACggggaaagaaaaggaagaaaaaagattTACAAACAAATGCAATAGAATTTGAATTACTGTCCTACCTAGAGAAAACAAGGGAAAATCATGTCCAAGCTTCCTTAGCCTCGCTCATGTAAAAACTCAAAGGCAGGATGCTCAAGAAGTTCCTCTGCTGGTTGGACATCTGAAAACTCCTTCTCTTGCAGGGACGTAGAGAGGTCATCAACCGAGAAGGGGATGCTATATTAAGAAGCACGGATTAGTGACAATTCAAAGTGCCAGGCTTCACTGGGtaaatggaaattaaataaagcAAATAAACGTTCAATCGCTAGATAGTTTAGATTGCATCCCGTAGAAAGCATGGTTTCATTTTATGCATTGCTTTGCATGCATTCATGCAAGTTTATACGTGTATGGTCATTTTCCTTCACTCTCTGTCATACAAACTCTTCCAGTAATTAATCAACAGAGAACACATGAGAAAAAGAAAGCCCACCTGGAATTGTCATCCAACAAAAATGAGTTGCTGACAGCATTGTTCGAGTCCTCAGTCATAAGTACTCTCATACTGGAAATTACCTGTAAAATGATAAATATGGTGATTGTTAAGAACAAAAATCACTGGACGATATGAATCCAAATACTGCTAACTAAAGAAGATATCGTCATAAACAAACTTACATCTGGAGATACACTTCGGGTGTTGTAGTTATCATCCCAATAGAGAGTACATATTCTGTACAGCTGTTGAACACTCAGGATCTGAAGAAACGAAGAATTAATATCAGAGAGAGACGAGAGAAAAAGTGTTGGTTGAGTGGGAGTGTGTGTCTCCGGAGAATAAGCTGGaccatttgagggagaataaGCTGGACCAtttgagagacagagagagagtgacagagagagagagagagagagactcacAGGGCACAGATCATTGGTGATTTCATCATATGAAATTCTGTACTTCTGATGTATGACCTGTTAGTCAATGTGAGTTAAAGATCAAGTAAGTTCCATTGCCAATTATTTAATGAAATAAATTATAATGAGAGAGATATATCCTACAATATGGAGTTTACTAACAAAATGACAAATACACGAATATGTTTCGTTTGACACAAAGGGGGTTAAGCCTACCAGGAAACCAACAGCTTGTCTTATGTGCTTAAGTTCATCCCACGATGAGCCCGCATACTGGAATCCAGGGAGAAAAAGCCAATGAAAGtcagaaaataaataaggaTGAATTGAGCAATTTAGAAACAAGGGGGAGAATCACCTCTTCTTTTGCTTGACAACACCACAGCTCCAATTCAGCCAATCCAGATTTCACATACTCCCCATTGCTGAATGTACAGCATTCACGACGTAGAAGAAGACTGGAAAAGAATAACATGCTCCGGTATAAATGAACTTTTCGGCATAACCAATGAAACATCCAAGCAGAAAAAAGTACTTACCTATTAAACAGTTGAACATTAATATAGGAGAAAGTCTGAGTAAAGATCTCCTTGACAAGAACAGGAGGCACCtgaaaccccaaaaaaaaaaataagatagGAATAACACGAAGTAAAATGTATGGCATTAGCCAAAATTAGTATATAATAGTACAATAAGTTTCTTACAAAATTTTCTTTCAATGTGCTAAGGAAAGTGCTAAGGCTGTCAATAATGCTCAGCCAGTGACTCGCTGGAGAATCTTTCCCAAAGGACCGACCAGATCTTAGTACACCCTTTGACGCTCTTGGTGCCTGTATGACAGATGAAAAAACAAAGTTCAaagtgaagaaaacaaaaacaattggaTAATGAAACCAATTTCAACAGAGACTCATTCAAAAATGTTTAGGAACAAGACAAAAAAAGTCAAAAACCACAAGAGATGAATTGGATTTATATCCGAAATTGTATCACGGCCACTGCACCTCTTGGTAGGACTAAGATTCTTTTTTTTCCAGTCAGACAAGAAGTCAAATAAATTCAGCGTACCTGGATAcacaaagaaagcaatggaTTCAACTCTCTTTTCAAGTTGTCTCGAATAATGCCATATATTTTCTCCACATATGCTGTAAGCTGCTGCTTGAATAATAATGCTGGGTACTTGGCTTCCACTTGGCGTACTACATCAAGTGCAGGTGCAAGGTTTGCAGAAGAAGGGGATGAGCGAAAACCCTGCAATTTCAAAACCATATTATATAAACAGGAGTGAAATGTCCaagaaataatcaaaataataatGCATTCCAAACGAAATATAAAGCAAAAAGAACCAAAGAGAAAGTAGAAAAAAGATTATATTGAAGAATCTGGATACCATGGTCATCCTCCCAAAGAGAGATGTTGGAGCGGGTGGTTTCTTTGCACCAGCACCCTTCAGACTTCGTTGGAGTAAGAACAATAATGCAGATGTATTTGATAGCCAGTATGCCATGTGATCATTGTTGTCTTGGTTCTGGAATCAATAGACAGATTAATTGATTATGCATAATTTCTGTCATATTTCTCATGCTTAAAAGCATCagattttagttttgtttttcacTTCCTACAGAAAACCTTATACAAAGTAATGCAATTACCTCAATTTCGGAACCAATCATCTGGATGAGGCGATCAAACACACTAGTCCTTTCAGCCTCAAAAGATTTCCAGTGGAGAAGACACTTGTAGATGGTAATGGCCGCAACAGGTTTTCCTTGACTGAACCCAACGTTTTTCACGACACAATTGATAAGAGCATCAACACTCTCCTGTGGAAAAGGACCAGGCACAATGTTAAAAGAAGCCAACCTAATCAAAGGATGTTCGTATTAGTTAGAACATACATGTTGACGTTCAACAAGTGATCTCCTCAACTTGCTATCAGATTCAGTGCCAAACTTCTTCGGTGTTGCACTTTGTGGTTCCTGCAAAGACGCTTCTGTCAATTACTAAAAAGATAGGGAGCGGATATATGAGGGGGAAAGATAAAAGAAGAGTGATAGCAACAGAGAAGAGAGAAGTAAAATTACATTGGCTCTGCTCTCTTTGCTCAAATGGTGACCATTTTCTACTCTCTGTGAAATAATAGCATAAATCAATAAAGAGGTGGGtgggtgggtgtgtgtgtgtgtagagagacacagagagagagagagagagagagagagcgagagagggagggagggagggaggacaGGGAAAGATAAGAGAGGAGTGCTACATGAGTTTCTGGAGTTGGTGGAATTGGTGGGTGCTCATGTGCCCTTTTAACAGGTGTACTTATTTGCTGTTGCCGAAGAATTTTGTTTTCAGACTCAATGTCAGCAAATTTCTCTTCAAGCCTGCGAATGAAAGTAACAATCACTATGAAATAAATAactgggagagagagagagagtgagcgaGAGAGTGATGACTGGTCGCAATTTGAACGATATTCAGACAAAAGAAGCTTACTCAAATAACCTTTGTATGTTCGTCTTTAACTTAATAATCTGTGATTCTGCCTCCAAAGCTTGCTTCAACCTTTCTTCACTCATTTTGTTTGCCTCTTCATATTTCTTTTCTGTTTCGTCAATTTTTATCTCCAGTGAATTCACTAAAGCCTGCAACATATTAATCAGCAAGACACACAAGTAAATAGGGATGCAAGGTTAAAATTTATCAGCAAATAGAAATGTCCGAGTTCATTTCCCCAAAGTTAGCGTACATTCTTGATGTATCAACTCTAAAATATCAAAGTACAGTCCTCGACAACAAATTCTATACTTTTGAGCCCTTTACCTTAAGTTGTTCATTTTCATTGGTTAGCTTCTCCATCAAGCCATGGTCAACAACTGGAACCTCCTGTATTACCGGGACTACTTTTTCTGCTCTTTTTAAGGCTTCACGCTCCTTCTCAAGCATCGCCTTCGTTTCCTTAAATTGAACTTGCATATCTTGCAAAGCAGACTgtagtttttcattttcttgtgttttGGCTTCTTCCAAGTCGGCCTACAAGCAAGAGAACATAGCATTCAAATGAGAGACACAGGATAGCAAGAACCACCATCCCCAAAGTAGTTTTGCTCAAGAAGATGATGCAAAGAACAATCTAAGTTGTTGTATGCCTAGCCAAAACACCTGTATAACAACTTTACACGCGTTttagtaaattcattatcatgcATACCCTTATGCGTTTCTCCAGCTGTAATCTCCATGTCAATTCTTCAACTTgcttttctaatttatttttggcaGCTTGGAGAGCTCCCGTTTCCCTTGCAGCCTGCATAATATAACAATAATGAAATGAGACCCTCTAAGATTTAATTGCCAACAGTCGAAAGAACAAACTTAACTTCTCAGCTGCTACAGAAGggaaacaaaattaaagaaacgTGACAAGAAATTTTATTTCGGTAGCACTTGGGAAAATTATCTGGCTCCAAACATTGTAGATTGATGCATCTCCAAAAGATTCCATTCTTCAGTTAAAATGTCCAAACTTAAACCTAATAATGCATATGTCTCATTGAACAGACCTTGCTAtgaaagaaaacataaaaagagAGCTTATTACCATCTTAAGCTTTCGTAGTTCCATACGAGCAACCTTTCCTCTCCAAGCACATTGTGTGGTAATTGCAGCTTTCTTTGTCTTCCTATAATGCAACCGTGCCAAGAACTTGCGAGTGTGACTCTACAATCATCAAAGAGAATCATTTAgggaaaatatatgaaacattaGATCTTTTTAGCCAGATGGCCAGATATAGCAATAGGAAGGCATGATAGACATTTAAAGTTTTAAATCACTCCTTGAAacattttgaaattcaaaaaagTGGTATTGGAATTTCATGCGTAACTTCCACATGgctaagaaaaacaaaataaaaatagagcTGCATATTTTGTTTATAACATTGATctattttatcattttacctgGATGATAATTGCTGCTCTGGTCTGCCTTCTAAAGCGTAGCTCATTACGTGCAGTTAACCCTCGCATACCGGTCTGAATAGATACAGCAGAGCAATACAATTCTTTGTAAGCTTTCCTAGCAAGATACATGCGCAAATGCCTTTGGATCATCTGACTGGAAGCTTCTCTCCTCATGCCCTGATAGACATGTCGAGCAAGATGTCCTACAATTGACATGACCATAACATCACAGCAATAAGCCTCAAGGAATCAATAGACAAAAGTTCTTGAAAACTCAAATTAACATCTAATTAATCTACCTCTACAAGCAGCTTGGAGTCGTATTGCAGAAAGACGGAGCAAAATAAAACTTCTTTTAGCCAAATAAGAACGAACTTTCCTTTGAATAATACTAGCTGATCTTCCCAAGACCTCACTTCTACGAGCATCCAATTCCGCCATCTGACCAGCCCGAAGGAAGACCTTCGTTTTACCAATCTGAAAATATGAATAAGCTAGTAGGTTAGGTTTAGTTTGAGAGAACACTATTTTGCCTAGAGgataatataaattaaatacatCATTCCGTCAAGGATTAAATTAAGACACCAACAGTACCCAAAAAAAATGTCCAACTTCTAAAGAGAGCATCACTGTATTAGAATTTCAAGCTGAGAAGCAAAATTGATTATTGGATCAGCATTTACCTGATAGCCTTCTAGGCCCACCTTCTCTAAAAGTTTCTTGCAAGCATTGACCTCATCAGTGCTAAAGTATAACATAAGCGGAAAGAAAAAAGGTTAGGAACTTCAATGATGTGACCAATCAAGATTTAAAACCCCCCAACCCATAACAAAAAGTATAAATACCTCCCATCCAGAACTTCGGGTGCAAGGAGGCCAAATCGGTCTAcaaattcaacaaaagcttTTCTAGTAGGATATCCAGCACAGCTTATCCTGATTGCTTCCATGACCCCCTGAATTCAGACCATGTATAAATGCCGGGAATCTTAATTACAACACTATCAGGAAAAAAACAACCTAAAGATATCAACATTCTCTTACCCCACAACGAAGTTGTTGCAGAACATTTTTGTTCTCAAAGATTGCTGGCTTAAGAACATTGTTGGGTTTTACACACCGAATATAATGTGGCTCCGTAGAACTGAGAGTTTCAAGCAATTGTTGCAGTTGTTGCTGCATAAAGTACAAATGAGGTGTTAATAACTCACAAAactaagaaaatatacaaatcaTTTGCTTAAAcagaatttaataaaaaaaataaaaaaagatatcaGACCTTAAACCGAGAACCTATTGAAGAGAACTTTGACGACTTGGATGAATCCTCAACTAACGACGTAAACATGCCCGAGACAAAGGAACATGTAGAAGCACTCAAAAGCGCTTGATGCTCAGCAACCACATAGTCCTTGTTCTTGTCCAGAAACAATTCAGTTTGATAAGTGACCTGAAAGTTATATTAACCTTGTTACTTGGTACAGCTAAGACTAAACTCTATAACCACAAAATATTACATTTATCCCTAAAACTAGCAGTAACCGTAGAGGTCAGCAAACAAGTATACTTACATCACCAGCATAATGGCAAATTGTGAAGTCACTTTGTGACAATTTTGGTTTGGTGAAGCGCTTATGATTTTTGAATGTTTGATATAACTTCTGAGCAAATGTTTCATGTGTCGATCTTGGAAACATACTACAAAAAATAAGCCTCAGTTATCGCACCATAAAAGAGTATCAAAATAGTTTTTAAGCAATGGTAAGTCAAGGAAATCAACGTGACATAAAACGACAGGCTAATCCAAACTATTTCACTTACCAAGCTTCATCGAGAAGAGCAATTATGCCACCAGGTTTCTGAAATAAAACAgagttaaatttaaaaacatcaTAAGAACTCTAACACAAGAATCATCATAAAAATATGTGAATAAttataacaacaaaaaaccaaatcaacacAAGTACTTGGACAGTACATtcacaaaaaatttaaactaaatatacatataaatacatGGTGTTAAATAGCAACATAGAAAGAAATTACTGTATTCGAGTTAGACAGCACAAACCTTTTCAATCATATCTAGGATATCTTGGTTGTCAACAAATTCAATGTAACTCCAATCAATCTCTTCTTTTGTATATTCCTCTTGCTCCATTTTGAAAACGTGCTGCCCAAATAAAATAAGCAACATAAATTAGATGTACTGAATAAGTGCTGAAGATAGAGAAAATAGGGAGTCCATTGACCGACAAACCTGATTGAAATGTTGCTGAAGCTTCTCATTCGTCAAATTGATGCAAAATTGCTCAAAACTGCAAAATTCATAAGCAACCATGCATCAGGAGAAAGACCAAACAAGTTCTAATAAATGGATCATCACACTCTAATGAGCTGAAATGTAAATCATATTATCAATGCATCTTATGGATACTAGGACCATCATGTCTCTCTTACAAACTGTGAATTTTCCAACCAACCCTAGGCTGTCCGTAAAGAGTGGGAAGATCATATAAGTGGTACCTAATACGATAAATTTACAATACTCAATAGGATCTGGTTGAAATCTAGCGTGTGCAGTGGGGCACAGTGGACTGCTATATGATCATGAGAGCAATGACTTGATGAAGGGGGATACTTCTTCACTTGACGAAACTATTTCATGTCAATTATGTAAACAAAAGGAATACCAATGAAGCACCTGTTAGTTTTGAAACTCTCAAATCCATAAATGTCGAGAACTCCAATTAAGAACTTTGAGTCAGGGTCCTGACCAATTGAATTGTTAATCTTATCCACCAGCCTGCACAAACAAGGGAAATTACAGCGATACCAGCATAAGTAACCTCAGTTTCAACTATGGTTCCAAATGTTAAACGGTAAAACCAAGGAAAGACCATACTGCTATATCTTCAGTCAAGCTTTTTTTCGTATAGAAGCTTACCAATCAAACAATCTCGAGTACACAACTTTAGCCAAAGCATCTCTACTGACAGCTGCGGCTTCTGGATCCAGCCATTTTGTGATTGTTTCATCACGCGTAACAATAACACGTTTGCAAAGAGAATCTTCTAGCGCCTTCGCATCACACCTAAACAAAATTCATTGAAAGAAAAGGATGCATTTCATTAATTTATAGAATATGGAGAAGCAAACTTAATATAAGAGCACCAGTTTGTGTGTGACAATGTGTCGATGAAATTGCATAATTACATGAAAAGCTCAGCAGCAGTTTTTAGGTGGAACAAAGACTTGTTGTCCTTCGGCATGGACGAGTCCATTTCCTTTCCCTTTGCAAATTCAATGTTTCCGAGATGTAGAATTGCTGCCACAACTCGAAATATGGCATCCTAAATACAATTGCAAAGGTTAATTATAATTCAAGGCCACTTCTGAGAAGTCTTAACACTTGAAGGTACCCTCTATCATTAATACCTGTTCTTCAGTACTTATTCCAACAACCTCCATTGCCTTCCTTGTAGCAATGTATTCTTCGGCATCATCAagcccatccaattcaatacaaTCTGATTGATTCAAATAgtgaaatgtttttgggtgtCCCAATTTGAACCTTTGAACATCCTGGagatgacaaagaaaagccaatCCAAATTGTTAGAGAAGAAACCTTGAACTTTGCCTGAAAACATAGAGACTAAGGGTTTCTGCTTCTCCTTGAATTTAATTTCATATTAAGAGATTCATTTACCTCAGGTGGTGCAGCGCAAAGCATGTAGAAACAGTGATAGTTTCTTTCAGGACTGGACACCTGACAAACACGCGATCTTTCAAGCAAGTATGTTCTTATTGCAGCCCCGGAGATCCTCCCATTCTTATCAAACTGAAGCTCCACAAACTTACCAAAACGACTGCAGCAATCAAGACAGGCAAATAAAGTTATACCCAAATCGAGCATGTAGTAAACATAAAATTCAAGACGTGAAGAAACATTTTGAATAAAGACCCTCTCACCTGGAATTATTGTTTCTAACAGTCTTCGCATTCCCAAATGCTTCTAAAACAGGATTTGACTGAAAGTCAAGAGAAACCAAAACATATTAACATCATACAAAGAAAAAACAGAGATAAGAAAGTAAATAGTTGTGGACCATAAATTGTATCAAATCTTATGACTTCTCATATCTGTTTGCAACTTAAACTGAGGTTCTAAATCCTTGGTACCTCCAAGACTTGCTGCTCAACACTCCTCCCTTCAGCAGCAGCTTTCCCTCCCATGTAGGCAAGATAGCGCATAAGCAGTTTGGTGCTTTCTGTTTTACCAGCCCCACTCTCACCACTAACCAATATTGACTGACTTATTCCGTCATTAATCATAAGTCTGTAACCAACCAAACCAATGGAACCTTACACCACTGGACAAGAAGAGAtcacataaataaacaaataagcaGTGAGAATGTGAAAATGTACCTATATGCTGCGTCTGCAACAGCAAACGGGTGTGGGCTTAGTTCACCGAAATCAGCCCCTTTATATTGTTCCATCATATGGCTATCATACAGATGAGGTAGTCTACAAAAAGGGTTCACAGCAATCAAAATGCTCCCTGTGTACGTCTGGAAGCAGCATTTAGTACATCAGATCATTGGCTTTCATATactaaaagttaaaattaaAAGCACACTCACATACGCAAGAAGATGGAAGAACATATTTAATTTAGTCAATACTTACATATATTTCATTGATATCATATCGTGACCGTAAATTATCTAGGACACCTGGTTCATGCAAATAAGCCAGCTTGGTCATATCATCCACTCCACAGGGTGGGGCCTCAGCATCTTTAGGATAGACATTTGAGGCTTTAACGACAACCTACGAGAAATAGGGAAAGCAAGGAAGATCCACAGAACTATCAGAACAGGCTAAATGATTCAACATTGAACATAATTACAGAGGTCGGGATGCACAAATTCGtagtaaacaaaaataaaatgcacCCACCGTCTTTCCTGAAGTGCAGAGAACCTTGTAGTTTTCACCTTTAATCTCCACAATTTCACCATCGAGCCAAGCTTCTTCAGGATCCTCGATCCAAACAAGAGATCCAACCACAAGACTAATAGCAGCAGCCTAGAGTATAGAGTCCCAATAGTTAATATACCCAGT is from Malus sylvestris chromosome 5, drMalSylv7.2, whole genome shotgun sequence and encodes:
- the LOC126622725 gene encoding myosin-6-like isoform X3; the protein is MAAAISLVVGSLVWIEDPEEAWLDGEIVEIKGENYKVLCTSGKTVVVKASNVYPKDAEAPPCGVDDMTKLAYLHEPGVLDNLRSRYDINEIYTYTGSILIAVNPFCRLPHLYDSHMMEQYKGADFGELSPHPFAVADAAYRLMINDGISQSILVSGESGAGKTESTKLLMRYLAYMGGKAAAEGRSVEQQVLESNPVLEAFGNAKTVRNNNSSRFGKFVELQFDKNGRISGAAIRTYLLERSRVCQVSSPERNYHCFYMLCAAPPEDVQRFKLGHPKTFHYLNQSDCIELDGLDDAEEYIATRKAMEVVGISTEEQDAIFRVVAAILHLGNIEFAKGKEMDSSMPKDNKSLFHLKTAAELFMCDAKALEDSLCKRVIVTRDETITKWLDPEAAAVSRDALAKVVYSRLFDWLVDKINNSIGQDPDSKFLIGVLDIYGFESFKTNSFEQFCINLTNEKLQQHFNQHVFKMEQEEYTKEEIDWSYIEFVDNQDILDMIEKKPGGIIALLDEACMFPRSTHETFAQKLYQTFKNHKRFTKPKLSQSDFTICHYAGDVTYQTELFLDKNKDYVVAEHQALLSASTCSFVSGMFTSLVEDSSKSSKFSSIGSRFKQQLQQLLETLSSTEPHYIRCVKPNNVLKPAIFENKNVLQQLRCGGVMEAIRISCAGYPTRKAFVEFVDRFGLLAPEVLDGSTDEVNACKKLLEKVGLEGYQIGKTKVFLRAGQMAELDARRSEVLGRSASIIQRKVRSYLAKRSFILLRLSAIRLQAACRGHLARHVYQGMRREASSQMIQRHLRMYLARKAYKELYCSAVSIQTGMRGLTARNELRFRRQTRAAIIIQSHTRKFLARLHYRKTKKAAITTQCAWRGKVARMELRKLKMAARETGALQAAKNKLEKQVEELTWRLQLEKRIRADLEEAKTQENEKLQSALQDMQVQFKETKAMLEKEREALKRAEKVVPVIQEVPVVDHGLMEKLTNENEQLKALVNSLEIKIDETEKKYEEANKMSEERLKQALEAESQIIKLKTNIQRLFELEEKFADIESENKILRQQQISTPVKRAHEHPPIPPTPETHEPQSATPKKFGTESDSKLRRSLVERQHESVDALINCVVKNVGFSQGKPVAAITIYKCLLHWKSFEAERTSVFDRLIQMIGSEIENQDNNDHMAYWLSNTSALLFLLQRSLKGAGAKKPPAPTSLFGRMTMGFRSSPSSANLAPALDVVRQVEAKYPALLFKQQLTAYVEKIYGIIRDNLKRELNPLLSLCIQAPRASKGVLRSGRSFGKDSPASHWLSIIDSLSTFLSTLKENFVPPVLVKEIFTQTFSYINVQLFNSLLLRRECCTFSNGEYVKSGLAELELWCCQAKEEYAGSSWDELKHIRQAVGFLVIHQKYRISYDEITNDLCPILSVQQLYRICTLYWDDNYNTRSVSPDVISSMRVLMTEDSNNAVSNSFLLDDNSSIPFSVDDLSTSLQEKEFSDVQPAEELLEHPAFEFLHERG
- the LOC126622725 gene encoding myosin-6-like isoform X1, whose protein sequence is MAAAISLVVGSLVWIEDPEEAWLDGEIVEIKGENYKVLCTSGKTVVVKASNVYPKDAEAPPCGVDDMTKLAYLHEPGVLDNLRSRYDINEIYTYTGSILIAVNPFCRLPHLYDSHMMEQYKGADFGELSPHPFAVADAAYRLMINDGISQSILVSGESGAGKTESTKLLMRYLAYMGGKAAAEGRSVEQQVLESNPVLEAFGNAKTVRNNNSSRFGKFVELQFDKNGRISGAAIRTYLLERSRVCQVSSPERNYHCFYMLCAAPPEDVQRFKLGHPKTFHYLNQSDCIELDGLDDAEEYIATRKAMEVVGISTEEQDAIFRVVAAILHLGNIEFAKGKEMDSSMPKDNKSLFHLKTAAELFMCDAKALEDSLCKRVIVTRDETITKWLDPEAAAVSRDALAKVVYSRLFDWLVDKINNSIGQDPDSKFLIGVLDIYGFESFKTNSFEQFCINLTNEKLQQHFNQHVFKMEQEEYTKEEIDWSYIEFVDNQDILDMIEKKPGGIIALLDEACMFPRSTHETFAQKLYQTFKNHKRFTKPKLSQSDFTICHYAGDVTYQTELFLDKNKDYVVAEHQALLSASTCSFVSGMFTSLVEDSSKSSKFSSIGSRFKQQLQQLLETLSSTEPHYIRCVKPNNVLKPAIFENKNVLQQLRCGGVMEAIRISCAGYPTRKAFVEFVDRFGLLAPEVLDGSTDEVNACKKLLEKVGLEGYQIGKTKVFLRAGQMAELDARRSEVLGRSASIIQRKVRSYLAKRSFILLRLSAIRLQAACRGHLARHVYQGMRREASSQMIQRHLRMYLARKAYKELYCSAVSIQTGMRGLTARNELRFRRQTRAAIIIQSHTRKFLARLHYRKTKKAAITTQCAWRGKVARMELRKLKMAARETGALQAAKNKLEKQVEELTWRLQLEKRIRADLEEAKTQENEKLQSALQDMQVQFKETKAMLEKEREALKRAEKVVPVIQEVPVVDHGLMEKLTNENEQLKALVNSLEIKIDETEKKYEEANKMSEERLKQALEAESQIIKLKTNIQRLFELEEKFADIESENKILRQQQISTPVKRAHEHPPIPPTPETHRVENGHHLSKESRANEPQSATPKKFGTESDSKLRRSLVERQHESVDALINCVVKNVGFSQGKPVAAITIYKCLLHWKSFEAERTSVFDRLIQMIGSEIENQDNNDHMAYWLSNTSALLFLLQRSLKGAGAKKPPAPTSLFGRMTMGFRSSPSSANLAPALDVVRQVEAKYPALLFKQQLTAYVEKIYGIIRDNLKRELNPLLSLCIQAPRASKGVLRSGRSFGKDSPASHWLSIIDSLSTFLSTLKENFVPPVLVKEIFTQTFSYINVQLFNSLLLRRECCTFSNGEYVKSGLAELELWCCQAKEEYAGSSWDELKHIRQAVGFLVIHQKYRISYDEITNDLCPILSVQQLYRICTLYWDDNYNTRSVSPDVISSMRVLMTEDSNNAVSNSFLLDDNSSIPFSVDDLSTSLQEKEFSDVQPAEELLEHPAFEFLHERG